In the genome of Scylla paramamosain isolate STU-SP2022 chromosome 2, ASM3559412v1, whole genome shotgun sequence, the window CTGTGGAGCTGGTAAGATCTAAACAGATGTCCCTGAATGCCGCCTCCAAAACTTTTGGTATCCCTTACGCCACCCTTGGGGATAAGGTCAGGGGAAGAAGACCTATGCAGCCTGCTCCCAAAACAGTTCTgtcaatggaagaggagaagaagctAGTAGATTGGCTGATTGAAGTGTCTCAACGAGGTTTTGGACGGACCAAAGACGACCTCAAAGACATGGTGAAAACCATTCTCGATGATAGGGAAGAGAGGACTGTCTTCAAAAACAACCGCCCTGGAAAGGATTGGATGCGAGCCTTTTTCAAGAGGCATCCAGAGATACGGGAAAGAATTGGACAACCACTTGGCCGTGAGAGAGCAATTGTGACAAAGGATGCTCTAGGTGAATGGTTTCAGCAAATGAAACATTACCTGGACACCATCGATCCCACTTTGTTGACCTCTCCTGACCGGATCTTTAATGCTGATGAAAGTGGTTTTAATATATGTCCAAAGACAAAGAGAATCATCAGCATGACAGGAGCAAAACACGTCTACTCTGTCACAAGTGGCACACGGCAGCAAGTGACAATGTTGGCCTGCTCCTCTGCCATGGGGCAGTACCTTCCACCGCTGCTGATCTTTCCCTACACCAGAGATCCTCGCTTCAATGCGTTGGAAGGTTTTGAAGAGGCTTTTTTTCAAAAAACTCCAAATGGTTGGATCACTGAGGtggtctttcttatctttctgaGGGACATCTTCAATCCCAAATTGGGAGAAAAGCGACCAGTGGTGCTGTTTGTGGACGGCCATTCCAGCCATCATTCCCTGGCAATCAGCACGCTGTGTAACGAGAATGGTGTCATCCTTTACTGCCTGAAGGCACATGCCAGTCACCTTATCCAGCCACTGGATCAAGCTTTCTTTGGGGCAATCAAACTAGCATGGAGTGAAGCCGTCAGAAAGTTTCAGTACCAAACTGGAGAGAGTGTCACCATGTGCACGTTTGCCCGCACACTAAAGAAAGCTTGGGACACTACAGCACGACCAGAGCTTGCTTACAAGGGATTTGTTAAGTCTGGGATCTATCCTTTTAACCCTGAGGTTGTACTCAACTCAGACAAGCTGAAGCCAAGCTGCAGTTTCTCCAGCGCTGCTCCAGTCACTCTCCCTACCTCAGCATCTTTTGGCATCACTGCTCTTCCCGCATGTACCCCAACAATCTCAACCTCTGTTCCTTCTGCTTCACCAGCAGCCAAATCCAAGTTCCCTGGGCCAGAACAAAGAACTCCCACTCTCTCAGCATTCTCCAACATTTTTGAGCTGATGAAGCTGAGCCTGTCATTAGGGGAAGGAGCAACTCTAAAATTCATGAAGCGGTACGAGGAGCGATACGACATGGATGACCCACCCTATGAAGACTGGAAGGTGTTGTTGGAGAAAACCTTACAGCCTGCCTCACCCAGTCCCTGCCTTCCACATCCCAGCCTGCCTCACAACCCCTGCCTTCCACATACCAGGCTGCCCCACAAACCCTGCCTTCTTCATCCCAGCCTGCCTCACAACCCCTGCTTTACACATCCCAGGCTGCCTCACAACCCCTGCCTTCCACATCCCAGCCTGCCTCACAACCCCTGCCTTCCACATCCCAGCCTGCCTCACAACCCCTGCCTTACACATCCCAGCCTGCCTCACAACCCTTGCCTTCCACATCCCAGCCTGCTCCACAACCCCTGCCTTACACATCCCAGCCTGCTCCACAACCTCTGCCTTCTACAAAGAAAAATTCCAAAACGATTGATGATTACCTCACGCTGCCCTCATTCCCGAagaaaaaaggattaaaaaagacCATCGCAGTATTGCCATGCTCAATAAGCGGTGTTGAGTACCGGCAAATGAttgaagagaaacagagaaagaaacgagaggaggagaggg includes:
- the LOC135111684 gene encoding uncharacterized protein LOC135111684, encoding MASTQRYKQEQVEKAVELVRSKQMSLNAASKTFGIPYATLGDKVRGRRPMQPAPKTVLSMEEEKKLVDWLIEVSQRGFGRTKDDLKDMVKTILDDREERTVFKNNRPGKDWMRAFFKRHPEIRERIGQPLGRERAIVTKDALGEWFQQMKHYLDTIDPTLLTSPDRIFNADESGFNICPKTKRIISMTGAKHVYSVTSGTRQQVTMLACSSAMGQYLPPLLIFPYTRDPRFNALEGFEEAFFQKTPNGWITEVVFLIFLRDIFNPKLGEKRPVVLFVDGHSSHHSLAISTLCNENGVILYCLKAHASHLIQPLDQAFFGAIKLAWSEAVRKFQYQTGESVTMCTFARTLKKAWDTTARPELAYKGFVKSGIYPFNPEVVLNSDKLKPSCSFSSAAPVTLPTSASFGITALPACTPTISTSVPSASPAAKSKFPGPEQRTPTLSAFSNIFELMKLSLSLGEGATLKFMKRYEERYDMDDPPYEDWKVLLEKTLQPASPSPCLPHPSLPHNPCLPHTRLPHKPCLLHPSLPHNPCFTHPRLPHNPCLPHPSLPHNPCLPHPSLPHNPCLTHPSLPHNPCLPHPSLLHNPCLTHPSLLHNLCLLQRKIPKRLMITSRCPHSRRKKD